GTATAATTATAGACAGCACAGTGAACAGAGCAATTTCTCCAATTTGCCTTATGTAGTGTTTGCTTCACTAGAAAAGTATTACACTTTCTCGGATTTGTAAATCTATCCACAAGATTTCACGGTGATCTCGGTCGATATCTGTCTCAACATTTACTTGTTTACATTAATGAAATAAATGCGTGTATGTGCGAGCGTAGGTCTGTTTAAAAGTAATATTTCTTCCTAACTTATAAATACTCTTCTTTCACCTCACACAAGTAGTGTATTTTCCTTTTCTCCAATCCAccattttcattattcaataatTATTCTGCCATCAATGCACTTCCAGTCAGCAGTATCCGATTCAATGGTGATAGAGTTGCTTACACATTTGTCAATTGTAGTCATTGTTGTTTTGGATAGCAGAACTGTATGGATGACACAATCAATAAACACTGCATTTTGTTACGACAAATAGTACCCAACTGTTAACACTAGCTGACATCCATTGAAGTTTTTGTGTTATCAGCGCTGAATAGTCACGATTTTCCTATTTGCATTACATCCGATATTACACCACCTTTTCGCAATTAAATACCAAAACAGTGCACACACATGAAACGGCACGGAAACACACAGATTGATTGCTACATAATTGTCAAAGAAATATGCACAAAACAGTCCGATCCTCTGTAGGCGACCGACTGATGTTTCTTCGCACTATCGGTATAtgacttaatgttattcaattGAGATGCAATTGATTGCACTTTCCGAAACGTATTGCattcaagcaaataaaaattcaaaaccgAACTACGAACAACTTAAGAAACTTCGTCGAACTGGTTCTACAATCCCAACGCAcacatattttcattcatactgaCATGCCAACGATGGAAATTCACATTTTTACTCCATTCGACCTTCCTTCGTTCGGAACAAACCAATGTGGTTGTGCTTCGTGTATCTTCGGTTTCTCTTCGGTCGCCGAGCGTTATGCCCAGAGCAGCGATACAGATGTCAAGAGTGGGCTGAATTAAAGAGTCATAGTCGACAGGGTTTATTTGTTTGTTGAAATCTCAGAACATTCAAAGGCATGCAAAGTTActcattacatttcacatatttttaccaATATCATATAACTGGAAAGGTATTTCGAATTGAATATAGCATGCTAGTGGTTTAAATTCATCAATGCTCCATGGAAGACAGTCGTGCTCAAATCAACTTAGAGATTTGTACAATTTCATCGTGAGAGTGTAACAAAATGTTGCACAGCCCTAATGTTTTGCATGaagatatcaaattattttaagGTGAGGCTTTCCAATGAACAGTAATCTAGTAGAATCTGAGAGAATTAATAGTTTATTGTATCCACTAGAAAATTATAAATCATAAACGTGATCGGTGAATCCATAAATTCCAACtttttacagattttcgtaGACAAGCGTGGACGTTTCTTATACCCCTCCCTTTTTGTCCACATGgacatttctaattttttttggaaaaaaaatcaataaattaattcaattgcGTTTgaatttctattttctatttttttttttaaaaagactAGAAAATTGAAGGATTGTCTCCGAACCATGACTGAATAGTTGTCGTACGATTATTTTAAGACAGTGTATGTTTTAAGTGTATGTTGAATTTAAATACTACGAACAAGATATGATGATGTTCAGTGGATAAATATATGATGATGTTCAAACGGCTCTGATCTAACACGACGCCCATCATATTGATTAATACTGAACGAATCCCTGCCCCTGATTTGTCCTTTCCAATTCCACCATGAATTTCTTCGAGAGAAGACCGGCTTTGAGAACTAATGGTTTCTGTCAATTTTCCCGAGATTTTTCCATTAAAAATTGTTGTCACAATTTGCAACAAGAACGGCAAACGGAAGCTGGAAAGGAACCCGTAACTAAGAAAACAATGTCGAGCATTTTAACTATTACAATAGTAACATTCTGTAGAGATATTTTCATCCTGGTTGAATGAATAATCCTCTacaaacaatggaaaaaatcgaTCGCTCACAATTTATGTTACTTGTAGTATTTTATGGCTATGTCTTGCGTTACATTAGAGAGAGAAGGtccaaaatccatatttttaGCGTTATGGCATTGGTGCATAATGCCATAGTAGTGATTAGTTCTTTAATCTTTGACTTCTTCAACATTACCTGGGAAGTTTTTCGTATCACTCTTCagtttcttccgaattccatttatgTTCGGCTAGCTTCGGCTGTTTCTGACAATGGGTATACATCCTGCATTTCAAAGTTTTTCAGTCATTTCGTTATGAATTTACGAGATGATCTGCAGAGAATTTCTTCACACTAGTTTGCGTGAAGCTCCCGTTTTACCAGCATTCCAAAATTAGATCCCAAGATCGCAAAGCacacttttttcaatttacgcTAGTCGATAATCTAAAAATGctacatatttatttatttgttgtttCGTCTTCGATAAAACTCGCACAGACTACTCTATCTAATATTTTTAATACTATTTTTAAAAGTAGGTTTGCTAGTCGTAAAATCAAAGTGAGCACTGATTTCATTGAATGCACGTAGGCATGAGTCCAATGGATTGTTGAAGCCGCAGCCGGTTCGGTGTACAGGTACAGAGATGAGCTGTGTGAATCTTAACTGCCGTGAAGGAACGTGAAAAGGAACATTTTCTAAGAGTTGGGGACAGTCGATGTTGTTGCGCAGTAGGTCGAAGATCATCAGTTGCAGAATGTGAGTGCGCCTCGCACGTAGTGTTTCCATACCGATCAACATACAGCGTGCGGAATAATCGGGCAGGTTAGAGGGGTCGTTCCAAGGGAGATTCCGCAAGGCAAATCGAATGAAACACttctgaatgcgttcgattctgATGATCAGCGATGTGTGGTAAGGTGCCCACACAGGTGCAGTGTATTCCAGGATGCTTCGGACTAAAgcgcaaaacaaagttttttgggCGTAGATGTCGGTGAACTGACAGGTAGATCGTCGTATGAATCCAAGTACCGTATAAGCCTTAGCAGTGATAAGCGCAACATGTTCGTTGAATCTCAACTTGGAGTCAATAGTAACTCCAAGATCGCATATTGTATAAACACGTTCCAGTGGCACAGACCCAATGTGGTACTGATGTTTTACGGCGGCGATCCTACGGGTGAATGAAATCACCTtgcattttttcacgtttactcTCATGCCGTTTACGTTGCACCACAATAACGTTTCGTCAATGTCTTTTTGGAGTACGAGGCAGTCGAGCGTTGTCCTGACTACTCGATACATTTTCAGGTCATCAGCGAACATTTGTTTGTATGATGAAATACGGGGGCACAGGTCGTTGACGAACAGAACAAATAACATTGGCCCTAGCACGCTTCCTTGCGGAACTCCTGAAGTAGTTGAGAAGATTACTGAGTGAGCAGTATTACGGAGACGTTCACGATTCGGACTCTCAAAAGCAAACTCGTGTGTTTGTTTGTAGTAAGCTTCAAGCTGAAATTAGTATTATTCAGAAATTCATAATTGCATGACATAGTTTTAGGTTTCTTACATTTTTAGTCTTCACGTAAACTGTCCGTATTGATTATTGATATAAATTGTAGGTAAAAAAACAATAGTTTGCCAAAGAAAATCTACAATGAATTCAGCACGAGTACTttataaagtttttattttgataCAATGTAACTGTCTAGCAAAGCTGACAGTTGACATGACAGTTACGCTACTCAGTGTAACGTGCTTATTTCGAGGGGGTTTCGAAGGTAGATGGATTAACAATTTCGCTACCGTTACTTGCTGACCGGTTGTCGATCGTAACATTCCCCGACCCGTATTGCTTGGAGTGCTCTCTAGCTATACCACCAATCTCCAGGACCGCCAACTTTGCTACCGGTCTTTGCAACACTCCTGTAGCGGTCTTCACCTCTGCGCTTCGCACTCGCCCATCACGACCCGGAAATACACGTAGCACTCGACCTCTAATCCATCCGTTGCGTAGACGATCTTCAACCACGACCACTAGGTCACCAGACTCGATCGGTTTGCAGTCAGTAAACCATTTGGATCGCTTTGTGATTGTTGGGAGGTATTCACGAACCCAACGACACCAGAACTGGTCCAATAGCTGTTGATACAAGTTCCAGTTCGAATTCAATATTACCCTTTCGTCGACTAGCATCTTAGGAAGTTGATTCACTCCACTGGTGCTTAGCATCAGGAAGCAGTTCGGAGTCAACGCCTCGTGACCCTCGGACTCAATCGGCATGTAGGTGAGTGGTCTCGAGTTCACCATTGATTCGGCCTCGATCAGCAGAGTGTTGAAGGTCTCCTCGTTTGGCTTCCGAATGGTGGAGAGTGAAGCTAACGCACACTTTACAGACCGAACCATGCGTTCCCAAGACCCCCCCATGTGCGGTGCAGATGGCGGATTGAAATACCACTGAGTTTCCGCGTTGGTGAATGTAGCTGCCAATCCCTGATCGATTTTCTGTAGCTCTTGCTCCAGTTCACGGCTAGCACCTACGAAATTGGTTCCCCGATCGCTGTATATTGCAGCTGGAGCGCCCCTTCTTGCAATAAACCGTCGAAAAGCCATCTTGCAGGATTCCGTTGACATGCTCGCCACTACCTCTAGATGCACGGCACGAATCGTCAGACAGGTGAAAAGGGCGACCCAACGCTTCACCTCACTGCGACCTTGCCTGATCAACACAGGTCCGAAATAATCCACACCAACGTAGCTGAATGGGCGGATATGGGTGACAGTTCTTGCTGGAGGAAGTGGAGCCATCCTTGGAACCACTGGAGTCGCCTTGTAGATCCTACACCACTGACACACTTTCTTAGCCTTCCTGAACGCAGAACGCATCTCTGACACATAGAACTTCTGACGCATCTCGTTCACCGCTGTTTCCGTGTTGATGTGCTTGCTTTGACGATGATACCAGTCAACGAGCAGCTGTGTCCCGTAATGACCTTTGGGAAGAATTATCGGGAACTTGAAATCTGTGGAGAATTGCTGTGCATTGGTGATACGACTATCCATACGCAAAACACCTTGGTCGTCCAACACAGGGGTTAGTTTAACGATTTTACTAGTCTTCTCGAGCTTTAGCCGCTGGTCCACTGGAAGATGCTGGTTTCTATTAAAGGTCACAATCTCATCTCCGTATGCTTCGTGCTGAATGAGCTTGAAGATAGTCCATTCCGCTTTCTGCAACTCGTTCTGGTTCAACCACCCAGATAGTTCCGTTGAGTAATTCTCGATTTTACGGCGACAGTTGTCTATAAACCTGTACACATACGCTATCGCACGCACTAATCGCTCCCACTTTGAATATCTTTCGAAATCTATAAGTTGCTGCCTGATGAGATGACAATGAAGGTGTATTGTACGAAGCTCCTCCGTTATTTCAACCACACATGGACCTTGCTGTGGCCAGGTATCTGGCTCTTGATACAGGAATGCTGGTGCTTGAAACCAACGACTGCTGCTACTTATGTTAGGGCCCTTGCCCCATTTGGTTGCCTCGTCGGCTACATTCCAGCGTGAAGGAACCCACCGCCACTCGTCCACCTGTGTAAGCTCGAGAATTTCCGTCACACGAAATGCAACGTATTGCCGATATTTTCGTTGATCCGACCTTAACCAGGAAAGTACGGTGCTAGAGTCGGTCCACAACACTCTGCGAACTATCGACAGTGTATGATTGTCTTCTACCGATTTTGAAAGTTTTGCACCAAGAACAGCCGCCTGCAACTCTAATCTAGGGATTGAGAGCGGTTTCAGGGGAGCCACTTTTGTCTTCGCCGAGACAAGTGAGCAGCGCACTCCAGAGCTATCCACGATGCGAAAATAAGCCAGGGCAGCGTACGCTTCTTCACTTGCATCTACAAAAATATGCAACTCCAAGGAATGATAACTTCTATCGGAATATCCAGGAAAATAACAGCGGGGGATTTGGACCTGCTCGAGTTGCTTCAACAGTTTAGTCCATCGTCTCCATGCATCGAGTAATTCGTCTGGTATGGAATGGTCCCAATCCGTCTTGCACCGCCAGATGTTTTGTAGCAATATTTTACCGTGGACTACAACTACAGCTACCAATCCCAAGGGGTCGAATATACTCATGACAACTCTTAGAGTTTGTCTTTTTGTCGGAATAACAGTGTCGTCTAGCAGTGATCGGATCTCTTCTCTGAATAGTCCTTGGAACACAAAAACATCAGGATCTGGCTTCCAAACTAGACCAAGAACTCGTTCTTGGGTGGCCGTTTTTGCTACCTCGAAACATTTGGACAACTCCATTCCTGGAACCCCGACCCGTGAGATTACTTCGGGGGAATTGGACAACCAGTTGCGTATGGTGAATCCAGCTCTAGAATGTACTTCTTTCACCAGCTGCGCTAGTTCGACTGCTTCATTCACGGTGTTTGTACTGTATACAAAATCGTCAACATAATGATGCTCCACTATCACTTTTGCTGCTAGTGGATACTGATCAGAGAACTCCTGAGCGTTTAGGTTTTTCACGAACTGAGCTGCCGACGGCGAACATGAAGCGCCGAATATCGCGACGTCCATAACGAAGATTTCATACGGGTTGGAGGGATCGTCTCGCCACAGAAACAGTTGCGCTGATTTGTCTTCCGGTCTAATAAAGAGCTGATGGAACATCTCGAGTATGTCTGCACTGATGGCCACCTCGAACTGTCGGAAAGGACACAAAACTGAAGGAAGCGGTGCGAGCAAATCGGGACCAGCCAACAGAGCGGAGTTCAATGATTGGCCTTGAACTTTTGCCGCAGCATCCCAGACCAACCGCACCTTGTTCGGTTTCCTTGGGTTCATGACCACGTTTAAGGGCAGGTACCAGGTTCGTCGAGGGTCAAAGTTACTGAGCTCCTCAGGATCAGCTTTGTGTGCGTATCCTTTAGCTTGATATTGTTGCATTTGATGTCTAACTTTATCGTATAACTCGGGTTTGGATGCCAGACGGCGTTCTAAACATCGCAACCGCCTTTCGGCCATGGGCTTACTGTTCGGGAATTCAATGCAATCGTATTTCCACAATAAGCCAACTTGGAACTTTCCAGAGGCTGTGCGAACGGTTGTATTCTCCAGTATCTTACGCGCACGCTGGTCATCGTCAGATTCCACCACGGATGATTTGCCCGATCCTACGGCTTCTACCTTAAAAAACTCCTTCACTAAATTGTGTAGGTCCTCATCCGACGAATGAGCGCAAATATGGAACTGATGATGAACTGCCGTTTTTGCTTCTGCGTTCAACGTTTCATAAATTGTCCAACCCAACCTTGTTTTGGCCGCCATCGGATCACCTTTTGAACCTTCCCGAAGCTTCAAGGTTGCCTTTAGGAATGAGTTGTCCAGACCTATCAGAATTGTAGGAGATGCTGATTCATAACTGTGCACGGGTAAACCACGAAGATGTGGAAACTGTTTACGCAGTACTGAGTAGTCCAGCGATTGAACTGGAAGATTCAAGTTCTTCACAGTGTGCACCTTTTTCAGAACGTGCCGCTTCAAACTCCCCAGGCTCGAGATCTCCATCTTGACTAGTTGTGAGTCACCTTCCATGCGCTCAATGTCACTAGTCCATTGCAGACAGAGGGGATGGATATCGCCTGATAGTCCTAGCTTTCGCGCAGTTGCTGATTCTACCAGTGTGGTCGATGAGCCGTCATCAAGGAACGCATACGTCTGAATGGCCCTTCCGTTGCCGTGCAGCGTCACTGGAATCACTCGGAAAAGAATTAAAGACTGAAGATGACGATGGATTGTTACTGTGCTTCTAGTATTCGGGACATCGATCGTCTGCGATGATCCTGGTTTTCCGGGATGGAGGAGTTTGTGGTGTCTGTCCTCGCATCCATTTTCACCACACAACCCTGCTTTACACGG
The Toxorhynchites rutilus septentrionalis strain SRP chromosome 2, ASM2978413v1, whole genome shotgun sequence genome window above contains:
- the LOC129766286 gene encoding uncharacterized protein LOC129766286 produces the protein MITISFVCAVTIVHRQSPVPDAVNQAHQAVEQQGHELQRLEKERQLERNYIGKKYDILQGQLDEVGEGGSVKSRRSRRSTQRTQDWVMNKAITTTSINTGMSQIPVCLPSRTGAIPKETPLVPAQHRSTSNTITRPEDRSGIARTPIPHTTMKSPDRQALPTLTDSRSSQIPTTNEIVCNPTSNVEANRQISSMPTSTMTSTVQVINETAKRNTTGSHDISSDHRNRPTVVDFNISATPTSEELTKQLFELQARMNSLRMQLAAKQSAQPSVVSSRSTIGAHSVAQHNQPPLSLPMPERIPLYEFPVSSSAFIPPHRSTPQSNANSSSVHTVSACLSPIVTPMVSYTATNSTSIHEVPVSPPLSFHGPSSQQLAARHVVPRELPCFSGDPVEWPLFLSSFRNSTEMCGYSEGENLMRLQRCLKGNALEAVRSYLMQPSSVPLIMQTLKTLYGRPELIINSLLVKVRSTPTPKPERLETISSFGLACKNLCQHLQAAGLHSHLSNPLLLQELVEKLPVNIKLNWSLFKRTRPIVDLSTFGSFMDEIVVAASDVTFTHDIDGQRAGKQDKQKPKEKLFVNAHNTEKSTHYPISGSNNLNRKEYQPKPCTACEKDGHKIKDCTTFRNLTLGDRWKLVQERRLCRRCLIGHGKFPCKAGLCGENGCEDRHHKLLHPGKPGSSQTIDVPNTRSTVTIHRHLQSLILFRVIPVTLHGNGRAIQTYAFLDDGSSTTLVESATARKLGLSGDIHPLCLQWTSDIERMEGDSQLVKMEISSLGSLKRHVLKKVHTVKNLNLPVQSLDYSVLRKQFPHLRGLPVHSYESASPTILIGLDNSFLKATLKLREGSKGDPMAAKTRLGWTIYETLNAEAKTAVHHQFHICAHSSDEDLHNLVKEFFKVEAVGSGKSSVVESDDDQRARKILENTTVRTASGKFQVGLLWKYDCIEFPNSKPMAERRLRCLERRLASKPELYDKVRHQMQQYQAKGYAHKADPEELSNFDPRRTWYLPLNVVMNPRKPNKVRLVWDAAAKVQGQSLNSALLAGPDLLAPLPSVLCPFRQFEVAISADILEMFHQLFIRPEDKSAQLFLWRDDPSNPYEIFVMDVAIFGASCSPSAAQFVKNLNAQEFSDQYPLAAKVIVEHHYVDDFVYSTNTVNEAVELAQLVKEVHSRAGFTIRNWLSNSPEVISRVGVPGMELSKCFEVAKTATQERVLGLVWKPDPDVFVFQGLFREEIRSLLDDTVIPTKRQTLRVVMSIFDPLGLVAVVVVHGKILLQNIWRCKTDWDHSIPDELLDAWRRWTKLLKQLEQVQIPRCYFPGYSDRSYHSLELHIFVDASEEAYAALAYFRIVDSSGVRCSLVSAKTKVAPLKPLSIPRLELQAAVLGAKLSKSVEDNHTLSIVRRVLWTDSSTVLSWLRSDQRKYRQYVAFRVTEILELTQVDEWRWVPSRWNVADEATKWGKGPNISSSSRWFQAPAFLYQEPDTWPQQGPCVVEITEELRTIHLHCHLIRQQLIDFERYSKWERLVRAIAYVYRFIDNCRRKIENYSTELSGWLNQNELQKAEWTIFKLIQHEAYGDEIVTFNRNQHLPVDQRLKLEKTSKIVKLTPVLDDQGVLRMDSRITNAQQFSTDFKFPIILPKGHYGTQLLVDWYHRQSKHINTETAVNEMRQKFYVSEMRSAFRKAKKVCQWCRIYKATPVVPRMAPLPPARTVTHIRPFSYVGVDYFGPVLIRQGRSEVKRWVALFTCLTIRAVHLEVVASMSTESCKMAFRRFIARRGAPAAIYSDRGTNFVGASRELEQELQKIDQGLAATFTNAETQWYFNPPSAPHMGGSWERMVRSVKCALASLSTIRKPNEETFNTLLIEAESMVNSRPLTYMPIESEGHEALTPNCFLMLSTSGVNQLPKMLVDERVILNSNWNLYQQLLDQFWCRWVREYLPTITKRSKWFTDCKPIESGDLVVVVEDRLRNGWIRGRVLRVFPGRDGRVRSAEVKTATGVLQRPVAKLAVLEIGGIAREHSKQYGSGNVTIDNRSASNGSEIVNPSTFETPSK